A single genomic interval of Dromiciops gliroides isolate mDroGli1 chromosome 1, mDroGli1.pri, whole genome shotgun sequence harbors:
- the LOC122731197 gene encoding 60S ribosomal protein L37a-like encodes MAKRTKKVRLVGKYGTRYGASLRKMVKKIEISQQAKYTCSFCGKTKMKRWTVGIWHCGSCMKTVAGGAWTYNTTSAVTVKSAIRRLKELKDQ; translated from the coding sequence ATGGCTAAACGCACCAAGAAGGTCAGACTTGTTGGTAAATATGGAACACGTTATGGTGCATCCCTcagaaaaatggtgaagaaaattgaaattagccAGCAAGCCAAGTATACCTGCTCTTTCTGTGGCAAgaccaaaatgaagagatggaCTGTGGGTATCTGGCATTGTGGATCCTGTATGAAAACAGTAGCTGGTGGTGCATGGACCTACAATACGACCTCTGCAGTTACAGTCAAATCCGccatcagaagactgaaggaatTGAAAGACCAGTAA